Proteins from a single region of Starkeya sp. ORNL1:
- a CDS encoding diguanylate cyclase has product MSSEPGAASTFLPPLSDNYLSMVLLVDDQVLICEAVRRALLGESDIDFHYCTAPLEAVRTAEEIKPTVILQDLVMPGIDGLELVRQYRATQATHAVPVIVLSTKDEPSTKSDAFRAGANDYLVKLPDRVELIARIRYHSRAYLDHVQRDAAYTALRESQRQLLNANLELQRLTRIDGLTSLGNRRYFDEYMQAEWRRAQRTRATMSLLMIDVDNFKRYNDAYGHLAGDEVLKQVAGVIQTGAGRAGDLAARFGGEEFVVVLLDAPLEAAGAIAERLVQQVRDLAIPHGAGRVTISAGVASAVPSDATSPDDAINAADIALFRAKAAGRDRVELNVAIA; this is encoded by the coding sequence ATGTCCAGCGAACCGGGCGCAGCGTCAACTTTTCTTCCTCCGCTGTCGGACAACTATCTGTCCATGGTGCTACTCGTCGATGACCAGGTGCTGATCTGCGAAGCGGTCCGGCGCGCCCTGCTCGGCGAGTCCGATATCGATTTCCACTACTGCACAGCTCCGCTGGAAGCGGTCCGCACCGCCGAGGAGATCAAGCCGACGGTGATCCTGCAGGATCTTGTCATGCCGGGCATAGATGGGCTTGAACTCGTGCGCCAATACCGGGCGACGCAGGCGACCCACGCCGTGCCAGTCATCGTTCTCTCCACAAAAGACGAGCCGAGCACAAAAAGCGACGCATTCAGGGCTGGAGCCAACGATTACCTCGTCAAGCTGCCGGATCGCGTCGAGCTCATCGCGCGGATCCGCTACCACAGCAGGGCCTATCTGGACCATGTTCAGCGGGACGCGGCATATACTGCCCTGCGCGAGAGCCAGCGCCAGCTGTTGAACGCAAATCTCGAACTGCAGCGATTGACGCGGATTGACGGACTGACCAGCCTCGGAAATCGGCGCTATTTCGACGAGTATATGCAGGCGGAATGGCGGCGTGCGCAGCGGACAAGGGCAACAATGTCCCTGCTGATGATCGATGTCGACAACTTCAAGCGATACAACGACGCCTATGGGCACCTGGCCGGTGACGAGGTGCTGAAGCAGGTCGCCGGCGTCATCCAGACTGGTGCCGGCCGCGCCGGCGATCTGGCGGCCCGCTTCGGTGGGGAGGAGTTCGTCGTCGTCCTGCTCGACGCGCCACTTGAAGCGGCAGGAGCAATTGCCGAACGCCTTGTCCAGCAGGTGCGTGATCTTGCCATTCCGCATGGCGCGGGCCGGGTGACGATCAGTGCCGGGGTCGCATCGGCGGTGCCCAGCGATGCGACGTCGCCGGACGACGCCATTAATGCCGCCGACATTGCGCTATTCCGGGCTAAGGCCGCGGGTCGAGACAGGGTGGAACTTAACGTCGCGATTGCATGA
- a CDS encoding hybrid sensor histidine kinase/response regulator, producing the protein MSGEDLSQFSMLDLFRVELESQSQALTAGLLALERDPVAADHLESCMRAAHSLKGAARIIDLEPAVRIAHVMEECLVAAQRGRLRLRHEHIDTLLKGVDLLALVASGAPAGGAAAEPEIARFLRTLEQASAGGDVPGAGKVPEEEPTLSAPAHALEPAAPADAGLVEPAPQPGPGSDRMIRITADAMNRLLGLAGESLMEARRLRPFADRLLRLKRHHDQLARAFDELSATLRLANNDDQIGQALSTTQEKLVQSRDFLIERLAELDSVDRRATDLANRLYAETLASRMRPFEDGVRHFTRTVRDLGRALGKNVRLEIVGGSTGIDRDILDQLDAPLGHLLRNAIDHGIEMPDERIAAGKPPEGVIRLEARHNAGLLQILVADDGRGIDFEQLRRAILAHQLTTRETVGSLSEAELLEFLFLPGFSMKTTVSDISGRGVGLDAVQAMAKQVRGLASVSSTFGFGTQFLLQLPLTLSVMRTLLVEVSEEPYAFPLAGITRTLVLSRDAIETLEGRPHFRFGDRQVGLITVHEILDRGEARLDRAELPIVIIGEGADSYGLIVDRFLGERELVVRPLDPRLAKVKDVSAAALIEDGSPVLIIDVDDLIRSAEKLTSSGRLRTLQRATASADPARRKRVLVVDDSLTVRELERKLLDQHGYDVEVAVDGMDGWNAVRSDPFDLVVTDIDMPRMDGIELVTLIKRDVRLRSLPVMVVSYKDREEDRRRGLDAGADYYLTKGSFHDDTLIQAVADLIGPASE; encoded by the coding sequence ATGAGCGGGGAGGACCTCAGCCAGTTCTCCATGCTCGATCTCTTCCGGGTCGAGCTCGAATCCCAGTCGCAGGCTCTTACGGCGGGCCTGCTCGCCCTTGAGCGCGATCCGGTCGCCGCCGACCATCTCGAAAGCTGCATGCGCGCGGCCCATTCACTGAAGGGCGCCGCACGGATCATCGACCTCGAGCCCGCAGTGCGGATCGCGCACGTCATGGAGGAATGTCTCGTCGCGGCACAGCGCGGGCGGCTTCGCCTTCGGCACGAACATATAGATACCTTGCTGAAGGGGGTGGACCTGCTCGCTTTGGTCGCTTCCGGGGCGCCGGCGGGCGGTGCTGCGGCGGAGCCGGAGATCGCGCGCTTCCTGCGCACGCTGGAGCAAGCCTCTGCGGGAGGGGATGTCCCCGGCGCCGGCAAAGTACCGGAGGAAGAGCCAACCCTATCCGCCCCGGCGCACGCCCTGGAACCGGCGGCGCCGGCCGACGCCGGCCTTGTCGAGCCTGCACCGCAGCCTGGTCCCGGCTCGGACCGGATGATCCGCATAACGGCAGACGCCATGAACCGATTGCTCGGGCTCGCCGGCGAATCGCTGATGGAGGCTCGCCGCCTGCGTCCCTTCGCCGACCGGCTGCTGCGGCTGAAGCGACATCATGACCAACTCGCCAGGGCCTTCGACGAGCTCAGCGCGACGCTGCGATTAGCCAACAACGACGATCAAATCGGACAGGCTCTCTCGACCACGCAGGAGAAGCTCGTCCAGAGCCGGGACTTTCTCATCGAGCGCCTCGCCGAACTGGATTCCGTCGATCGACGGGCCACAGACCTTGCCAACAGACTCTATGCGGAGACACTGGCTAGCCGGATGCGACCGTTCGAGGACGGCGTGCGTCACTTCACGCGCACCGTGCGCGACCTCGGCCGCGCGCTCGGCAAGAACGTGAGGCTCGAGATTGTCGGCGGCTCAACCGGCATCGACCGTGACATACTCGATCAGCTCGACGCGCCGCTCGGCCACCTGCTCCGCAACGCCATCGACCACGGGATCGAGATGCCGGACGAGCGGATCGCCGCCGGTAAGCCGCCAGAAGGTGTCATCCGGTTAGAGGCGCGGCACAATGCGGGTTTGCTGCAGATCCTTGTCGCCGACGACGGACGAGGCATCGATTTCGAGCAGCTCCGCCGCGCAATCCTGGCCCACCAACTGACCACGCGTGAGACGGTCGGCAGCCTGAGCGAAGCCGAACTGCTCGAATTCCTGTTCCTGCCCGGCTTCTCGATGAAGACGACGGTCAGCGACATATCGGGCCGTGGCGTCGGGCTCGATGCCGTCCAGGCCATGGCCAAGCAGGTGCGAGGGCTTGCCAGCGTGTCCTCGACGTTCGGCTTCGGAACGCAGTTCCTGCTCCAGCTGCCGCTCACGCTGTCGGTGATGCGGACCCTGCTGGTCGAGGTGAGCGAAGAACCTTATGCCTTTCCGCTGGCCGGAATAACGCGGACTTTGGTGCTGTCCCGCGATGCGATCGAAACACTTGAAGGCAGGCCGCATTTTCGCTTCGGCGACCGCCAGGTCGGCCTCATCACCGTGCATGAGATACTCGACCGCGGGGAAGCACGGTTGGACCGGGCGGAGCTGCCCATCGTCATCATAGGTGAGGGCGCTGATTCCTACGGGCTTATCGTCGACCGTTTCCTGGGCGAGCGCGAGCTCGTGGTGCGTCCGCTCGATCCGCGCCTTGCCAAGGTCAAGGATGTGAGCGCCGCGGCGCTGATCGAGGATGGCTCTCCGGTCCTTATCATCGACGTGGACGATCTGATCCGCTCCGCCGAGAAGCTCACATCGTCAGGGCGGCTCCGCACTCTGCAGCGGGCCACGGCGAGTGCCGACCCGGCACGGCGCAAACGCGTCCTGGTGGTGGACGATTCACTCACTGTCCGCGAACTGGAGCGCAAGCTGCTTGACCAGCATGGCTATGATGTCGAGGTTGCTGTCGACGGCATGGATGGCTGGAATGCCGTACGCTCGGATCCGTTCGATCTGGTGGTCACCGACATCGACATGCCGCGCATGGACGGCATCGAGCTGGTGACGCTGATCAAGCGCGACGTCCGGCTTCGAAGCCTGCCGGTGATGGTGGTTTCCTACAAGGACCGCGAGGAGGACCGCCGCCGTGGGCTCGATGCCGGAGCGGACTATTATTTGACGAAGGGAAGCTTCCACGACGACACGCTGATCCAGGCGGTCGCGGACCTGATCGGTCCCGCGTCCGAGTGA
- a CDS encoding methyl-accepting chemotaxis protein, producing the protein MTNLTIRQRILASFLAVLAVLSCVAAVSYYWFLETEREATTVEMNTVPALSSSLQMMTAWAEGHSLLREFALQENPADRSRVAGLIAANRDTLNRLMSAYQTTIDTEDDRRNYEALRALSGRFFPAEDAALAGAATGGSNADIRASIRNELEPQLSKIQVALKNTVDFNQREADNSTRRIVSVVRTAELGLIVGFLIAVALSILCGYLLFRAITVPLGKLLHIVEVMRQGDFSERPKLERRDEFSTLADGFNAMADDLTTLIGQVQKSSIQVNTSITEVAATSKEQQATASEIAATTTEIGATSKEISATSNELVRTMDEVSAVAEQTATLAGGGQAGLSRMEATMRHVMDAAGVINAKLAVLSEKAGNINQVVTTITKVADQTNLLSLNAAIEAEKAGQYGRGFAVVATEIRRLADQTAVSTYDIEQMVKDIQSAVAGGVMGMDKFSEEVRRGMLEVQQVGGQLSEIIQQVQGLVPRFEIANEGMQAQATGAGQISDALSQLSEAAQQTVESLQQSTLAIDELNLVSSGLRNSIARFKLRA; encoded by the coding sequence ATGACGAACCTGACCATACGCCAGCGGATCCTGGCGAGCTTCTTGGCCGTGTTGGCGGTCCTGTCGTGCGTAGCGGCCGTCAGCTACTACTGGTTCCTGGAGACGGAGCGCGAGGCGACAACCGTCGAGATGAACACGGTCCCTGCGCTCTCTTCCAGTCTGCAGATGATGACTGCGTGGGCCGAAGGGCACAGCCTGCTGCGCGAATTCGCATTGCAGGAAAATCCAGCAGATCGGAGCCGCGTTGCCGGCCTGATCGCCGCAAATCGCGATACGCTGAACCGCCTCATGTCGGCCTACCAGACGACGATCGATACGGAGGACGACAGGCGCAACTACGAGGCGCTGCGGGCGCTTTCGGGTCGATTCTTCCCGGCCGAGGATGCTGCGCTGGCCGGGGCTGCTACGGGTGGCTCCAATGCCGATATTCGCGCGTCGATACGGAACGAGCTGGAGCCGCAGCTTTCGAAGATCCAGGTGGCTCTCAAGAATACGGTCGACTTCAACCAGCGCGAAGCCGACAACTCGACGAGGAGAATCGTATCGGTCGTCCGAACGGCCGAACTCGGCCTGATCGTCGGCTTCCTGATCGCGGTCGCGCTGTCGATCCTCTGCGGCTACCTGCTCTTCCGCGCCATAACCGTGCCGCTCGGCAAGCTACTGCATATTGTCGAGGTCATGCGACAGGGTGATTTCAGTGAAAGACCGAAGCTTGAGCGGCGCGACGAGTTCAGCACGCTGGCCGACGGTTTCAATGCCATGGCCGACGATCTCACCACGCTGATCGGGCAGGTGCAGAAGTCCAGCATCCAGGTCAACACATCGATCACGGAAGTCGCTGCAACGTCCAAGGAGCAGCAGGCGACGGCGAGCGAGATCGCCGCGACCACCACCGAGATCGGGGCGACCTCGAAGGAGATCTCCGCCACTTCGAACGAGCTGGTGCGGACCATGGACGAGGTCTCTGCCGTCGCGGAGCAGACGGCAACGCTTGCGGGCGGGGGCCAGGCCGGGCTGTCGCGCATGGAAGCCACGATGCGCCATGTGATGGACGCCGCCGGCGTCATCAACGCCAAGCTCGCCGTGCTCAGCGAGAAGGCCGGCAACATCAACCAGGTCGTGACGACTATCACCAAGGTCGCCGACCAGACCAACCTGCTCTCGCTGAACGCCGCCATCGAGGCCGAGAAGGCCGGCCAATATGGCCGGGGCTTCGCTGTCGTCGCCACCGAGATCCGCCGCCTCGCGGACCAGACCGCGGTGTCGACCTACGACATCGAACAGATGGTCAAGGACATCCAGTCGGCGGTGGCCGGCGGCGTGATGGGCATGGACAAGTTCTCGGAAGAGGTGCGGCGCGGCATGCTGGAGGTGCAGCAGGTCGGGGGCCAGCTCTCCGAAATCATCCAGCAGGTCCAGGGCCTGGTACCCCGCTTCGAGATCGCCAACGAAGGCATGCAGGCGCAAGCGACCGGCGCCGGACAGATCAGCGATGCGCTGTCTCAGCTTAGCGAGGCTGCGCAACAGACTGTCGAATCGCTGCAACAGTCGACCCTCGCCATCGACGAGCTCAACCTGGTCTCGAGTGGCCTGCGCAACTCGATCGCGCGGTTCAAGCTTCGCGCGTGA
- a CDS encoding chemotaxis response regulator protein-glutamate methylesterase, with amino-acid sequence MRIGVVNDLPMAVELLRRVIASAPAHQLAWTATNGREAVEACRRDLPDLVLMDLTMPEMGGVEATRRIMAETPCPILLVTASIDANVPGVYEAMGYGALDAVDIPSVVPFEGMASNASLLLSKIATIGKLVGDSGTRRRAMPHALPASGAVRKLIAIGASAGGPAAVAAVLGGLPGDIPAALVLVQHVDEKFVPGLADWLGQHTALPVRPAQDGDRPEVGVVLVAATSNHLVFKSATELGYTSEPRDYPYRPSVDVFFESAARRWGGELFGVLLTGMGRDGARGLKTLRDAHHLTIAQDQATSAVYGMPKAAAAIGAAVDILPLNSIANRLIEACATTY; translated from the coding sequence ATGAGGATCGGAGTCGTCAATGATCTGCCGATGGCCGTGGAACTGCTCCGGCGCGTGATCGCCTCCGCGCCCGCGCACCAACTCGCCTGGACCGCGACCAACGGGCGCGAGGCGGTGGAGGCATGCCGGCGCGACCTGCCCGACCTCGTCCTGATGGATCTCACCATGCCGGAGATGGGCGGCGTCGAGGCGACCCGGCGCATCATGGCGGAGACCCCTTGCCCGATCCTACTGGTAACGGCCAGCATCGACGCCAACGTTCCCGGCGTCTACGAGGCGATGGGCTACGGCGCGCTCGACGCGGTCGATATTCCGTCGGTAGTTCCGTTCGAAGGCATGGCATCGAACGCCTCGCTGCTGCTGTCGAAGATTGCCACGATCGGCAAGCTGGTGGGCGACAGCGGCACGCGGCGCCGGGCGATGCCGCATGCACTCCCAGCGTCCGGAGCAGTCCGCAAGCTCATCGCCATTGGCGCCTCCGCGGGCGGTCCGGCGGCGGTCGCGGCAGTGCTCGGCGGACTGCCCGGCGATATTCCTGCGGCCCTCGTGCTGGTCCAGCACGTCGACGAGAAGTTCGTCCCGGGTCTGGCGGACTGGCTGGGTCAGCATACGGCCCTCCCGGTCCGCCCGGCGCAGGACGGCGACAGGCCGGAGGTCGGAGTGGTCCTCGTTGCTGCCACGAGCAACCATCTCGTCTTCAAATCCGCCACCGAACTTGGCTATACGTCCGAGCCACGCGACTATCCTTACCGGCCGTCCGTTGACGTCTTCTTCGAAAGCGCGGCACGCAGGTGGGGGGGAGAACTGTTCGGTGTGTTGCTCACAGGAATGGGTAGAGACGGTGCGCGGGGGCTCAAGACGCTCCGCGATGCGCATCACCTGACTATTGCGCAAGACCAGGCGACCAGCGCCGTGTATGGCATGCCCAAGGCGGCAGCCGCGATTGGTGCAGCCGTCGACATCTTACCGCTCAATTCGATTGCGAACCGGCTCATCGAAGCCTGTGCGACCACGTATTGA
- a CDS encoding protein-glutamate O-methyltransferase CheR, producing MMLADVEKLLREAIGLHVETVGGSVVQYALKQRMAACRFTEASEYWRLLTSSRQELQELVNAVIIPETWFFRDREAFAAMARHARANLRPGLPIQMLSLPCSSGEEPYSMAMAMFDAGFAASDFTVDGVDVSTRNIAEATRAIYGRNSFRGADLAFRARYFDPVDGGHRPNSAVLKQVRFSAGNLFDPAATSGADSYDIVFCRNLLIYFDRELQQRALDRLRQLLRLGGLLLVGPAESSLPTLFGFASARTPMAFAFVKQESVPQAAPVAGSGVQSPARPVKARRPTATLARVGDVDPAKARGLAPARHLPISKPLNEPASPLQKDDPAQRSLEAVERAANAGRLEEAKQAAHRHIETFGPSPGIFYLLGLAHDAGRAVPEAIENYRKALYLAPDHRETLAHLSLLLERQGDMAGAKVLNSRLGRIAKRNGIG from the coding sequence ATGATGTTGGCAGATGTGGAGAAACTGCTTCGTGAAGCGATCGGCCTGCACGTCGAGACGGTCGGCGGATCCGTGGTGCAGTATGCACTGAAGCAGCGCATGGCGGCCTGCCGCTTCACGGAAGCTTCCGAATACTGGCGGCTGCTGACAAGCTCGCGCCAGGAACTCCAGGAACTGGTCAACGCCGTCATCATTCCGGAGACCTGGTTCTTCCGCGATCGGGAAGCCTTCGCCGCCATGGCTCGCCATGCGCGAGCGAACCTCCGCCCCGGGTTGCCCATCCAGATGCTGAGCCTGCCCTGCTCGAGCGGCGAGGAGCCTTATTCGATGGCGATGGCGATGTTCGATGCGGGCTTCGCCGCGTCGGACTTCACGGTCGACGGGGTCGACGTCTCGACCCGCAACATCGCGGAGGCGACGCGCGCGATCTACGGACGGAATTCGTTCCGCGGTGCCGACCTAGCCTTCCGTGCCCGCTATTTCGATCCTGTCGATGGTGGCCACCGGCCGAACTCGGCTGTCCTGAAGCAAGTGCGGTTCAGCGCGGGAAACCTGTTTGATCCTGCCGCGACCTCGGGCGCGGACTCCTACGACATCGTGTTCTGTCGCAACCTGCTGATCTATTTCGACCGGGAATTGCAGCAGCGCGCCCTGGACCGCCTGCGGCAGCTTCTGCGCCTCGGCGGGCTTCTGCTGGTGGGTCCGGCGGAATCGAGCCTGCCGACACTCTTCGGCTTTGCCTCGGCGCGAACGCCGATGGCCTTCGCCTTCGTCAAACAGGAGTCAGTGCCCCAGGCCGCGCCGGTCGCGGGGTCTGGCGTCCAGTCTCCGGCCAGGCCGGTGAAGGCCCGACGTCCCACGGCAACCCTCGCTCGCGTCGGGGATGTGGATCCTGCAAAGGCCCGCGGCCTGGCGCCGGCCCGACATCTGCCTATCTCGAAACCGCTCAATGAGCCCGCATCGCCTCTCCAGAAGGACGATCCGGCGCAGCGAAGTCTCGAGGCGGTCGAGCGGGCGGCGAATGCGGGACGCCTCGAGGAGGCGAAGCAGGCGGCGCACAGGCACATCGAGACCTTTGGCCCTTCGCCCGGCATCTTCTACCTGCTGGGCCTTGCCCATGACGCCGGCCGCGCGGTGCCGGAAGCCATCGAGAATTATCGCAAGGCACTGTATCTCGCTCCTGACCATCGCGAGACGCTTGCCCACCTGTCGCTCCTGCTGGAGCGCCAGGGTGACATGGCTGGTGCAAAGGTGCTCAATAGCCGGCTCGGCAGGATCGCGAAGAGGAACGGCATCGGATGA
- a CDS encoding DUF2231 domain-containing protein produces the protein MKIETFETSGALGDRPATVVYAAPPFHAMLAVVPATCFVGALLTDLVYWRSAEMMWADFSAWLVSTGVVLGWLFLIVGLIEIAARPSHRRREGIWAYLIGNLVVLVFATLNMLVHTRDAWTSVVPWGLILSAATVVSLIGTASFGWTMIYRPRPGVTVQ, from the coding sequence ATGAAAATCGAGACATTCGAGACAAGCGGGGCGCTGGGCGATCGTCCAGCTACCGTGGTCTACGCCGCACCACCCTTCCACGCCATGCTGGCCGTCGTACCGGCGACCTGCTTCGTCGGGGCGCTGCTCACCGACCTCGTCTACTGGCGAAGCGCCGAGATGATGTGGGCGGATTTCTCGGCATGGCTGGTCAGCACCGGCGTGGTGCTCGGCTGGCTGTTTCTCATAGTCGGCCTCATCGAGATCGCCGCGCGGCCGTCGCACCGTCGCCGCGAGGGCATCTGGGCCTATCTGATCGGCAATCTGGTGGTGCTGGTCTTCGCCACCCTGAACATGCTGGTTCACACCCGCGATGCCTGGACCTCGGTGGTGCCCTGGGGGCTGATCCTCTCTGCCGCGACCGTGGTGTCCCTGATCGGCACCGCGTCCTTTGGCTGGACCATGATCTACCGCCCCCGTCCCGGAGTTACTGTCCAATGA
- a CDS encoding chemotaxis protein CheW: MSAGIDAEPSERSREDAVGGQIADGLLDRPLPAGYREEWARHFAEPDRRAAEEEGGEDRTVVLFRIGDEWLALSTGLFHEVAEPRRHHSLPHRRDNLVLGIVNVRGELLVCVSLAALLGIAEAKTVERGDRTKAFPRLAVIGRDGRRVAFPVDEVHGVHRYATRDVVDVPVTVGKSASSFASIMIAWKGRTVGRLNDKLIIETLDRSIA, from the coding sequence ATGAGCGCCGGAATTGATGCCGAGCCGTCCGAGCGGTCAAGAGAAGACGCCGTCGGCGGCCAGATCGCGGATGGGCTGCTCGATCGGCCATTACCGGCAGGATACCGGGAGGAATGGGCGCGGCACTTCGCCGAGCCGGATCGGCGCGCCGCCGAAGAGGAGGGCGGCGAGGATCGCACGGTCGTTCTGTTCCGGATCGGCGACGAATGGCTGGCGCTGTCGACCGGCCTGTTCCACGAGGTGGCCGAGCCGCGCCGCCATCACTCGCTTCCGCACCGCCGCGATAATCTGGTGCTCGGCATCGTCAATGTTCGTGGCGAGTTGCTGGTCTGCGTTTCGCTGGCAGCCCTGCTGGGGATCGCCGAGGCGAAAACGGTGGAGCGCGGCGACCGGACCAAGGCGTTCCCCCGCCTGGCGGTGATCGGCCGCGATGGCCGGCGCGTCGCCTTCCCCGTCGACGAGGTGCATGGCGTCCATCGCTACGCGACGCGGGACGTCGTCGACGTACCCGTGACAGTCGGCAAGTCGGCATCGTCCTTCGCATCCATCATGATCGCCTGGAAGGGCCGCACCGTCGGCCGGCTGAACGACAAGCTGATTATCGAAACGCTCGACCGGAGCATCGCATGA
- a CDS encoding FAD-dependent oxidoreductase, giving the protein MADRQFDADVVVVGGGPAGSATAIACASRGLRVVLCEREPGARDRPGETLHPGVEPLLAQLGLAARLPEVVGARHDGLWIEWGGPRRFEAFGSDAAGPWQGLQVWRADFDALLLDRARSLGVVVREHCAVAGVLEHGSMPGGVMTSTGPITAQIVVDATGASRWLGRTMGIASPARSPRLVARYGYVEGSCPARDEAPLLVGNASGWTWSARVRPRTYQWTSIRFGERAVGEVPDELRGLAALGPERGADVTWRMAERTAGAGWFMVGDSSATLDPTSSHGVLKALLSGMTAAHLIAASIAGKAPADEIAAAYHEWVGGWFAADAARLRDFYRSIGADCFA; this is encoded by the coding sequence ATGGCTGACAGACAATTCGATGCCGACGTAGTCGTTGTCGGCGGCGGGCCTGCGGGCAGCGCCACGGCGATCGCCTGCGCATCGCGCGGTCTGCGCGTCGTGCTGTGCGAGCGCGAGCCCGGCGCCCGGGATCGGCCGGGCGAGACGCTTCATCCGGGAGTGGAGCCGTTGCTCGCGCAACTCGGACTCGCCGCCCGGCTGCCGGAGGTGGTCGGCGCGCGCCACGACGGACTATGGATCGAATGGGGTGGTCCCCGCCGGTTCGAGGCATTCGGCAGTGACGCCGCCGGGCCGTGGCAAGGGCTTCAGGTCTGGCGTGCAGATTTCGACGCGCTGCTGCTCGATCGAGCCCGATCACTGGGAGTCGTCGTGCGCGAGCACTGTGCGGTGGCCGGGGTGCTGGAGCACGGCTCCATGCCCGGCGGTGTGATGACATCGACCGGGCCGATCACGGCGCAGATCGTCGTCGACGCCACCGGTGCCTCGCGCTGGCTGGGGCGCACCATGGGCATTGCCAGCCCGGCCCGCTCGCCGCGACTGGTCGCGCGGTACGGCTATGTCGAGGGTTCGTGTCCCGCCCGTGACGAGGCGCCGCTGCTGGTCGGGAACGCATCGGGATGGACGTGGTCCGCACGGGTGCGTCCGCGGACCTATCAATGGACGTCCATCCGCTTCGGCGAGCGCGCCGTTGGCGAAGTGCCGGATGAACTCCGGGGCCTTGCCGCCCTGGGTCCGGAGCGTGGTGCTGACGTGACCTGGCGCATGGCTGAGCGGACGGCCGGCGCCGGCTGGTTCATGGTCGGCGATTCCTCCGCGACCCTGGATCCGACCTCGTCCCATGGCGTGTTGAAAGCGCTGCTTTCGGGAATGACGGCAGCTCATTTGATCGCCGCCAGCATCGCCGGAAAGGCGCCTGCGGACGAGATCGCGGCTGCCTATCATGAATGGGTCGGGGGATGGTTTGCTGCCGACGCCGCACGACTTCGTGACTTTTACAGGAGTATTGGCGCAGACTGCTTCGCGTAA
- a CDS encoding chemotaxis protein CheW, giving the protein MFHVGGDRYVLDVEQIEQVLPLMDAKGLPGAPPGVVGVINYRGAPVPLIDLSQLALGRPSTPVMSTRIILVRYPAEGEEAHRLAICAERVVKTIQRDAADFVATGVEAGTPDYLGPVVSDADGLIQWIRAEALLTDEIRSILFRQAGAGA; this is encoded by the coding sequence ATGTTCCACGTTGGAGGCGATCGATATGTTCTCGATGTAGAACAGATCGAGCAGGTGCTGCCGCTCATGGACGCGAAGGGCCTGCCCGGCGCGCCGCCTGGCGTCGTCGGCGTCATCAACTATCGTGGCGCGCCCGTGCCGCTGATCGATCTGAGCCAACTCGCGCTCGGCAGACCGTCGACGCCGGTGATGAGCACGCGGATCATTCTCGTGCGCTATCCGGCGGAGGGCGAGGAAGCCCACCGCCTCGCCATTTGTGCGGAGCGGGTGGTCAAGACCATCCAGCGCGACGCAGCGGATTTCGTTGCCACCGGCGTCGAGGCGGGGACGCCGGACTATCTCGGGCCGGTTGTCTCGGACGCGGACGGGCTCATCCAGTGGATACGCGCCGAGGCGCTGCTCACCGACGAGATTCGCAGCATATTGTTCCGGCAGGCCGGGGCCGGCGCATGA